The Pseudomonas iranensis genome includes a window with the following:
- the cysK gene encoding cysteine synthase A, translating into MSRIYADNAHSIGNTPLVQINRIAPRGVTILAKIEGRNPGYSVKCRIGANMIWDAESSGRLKPGMTIVEPTSGNTGIGLAFVAAARGYKLMLTMPASMSIERRKVLKALGAELVLTEPAKGMKGAIEKAAEIVASDADKYFMPAQFDNPANPAIHEKTTGPEIWNDTDGAVDVLVAGVGTGGTITGVSRYIKNTAGKPILSVAVEPASSPVITQALAGAEIKPSPHKIQGIGAGFVPKNLDLSMVDRVEQVTDEESKAMALRLMQEEGILCGISCGAAMAVAVRLAEKPEMQGKTIVVVLPDSGERYLSSMLFSDLFTEQENQQ; encoded by the coding sequence ATGAGCCGTATTTACGCTGACAACGCCCATTCCATCGGTAATACGCCGCTGGTCCAGATCAACCGCATCGCGCCGCGCGGGGTCACGATCCTGGCCAAGATCGAGGGGCGCAACCCCGGTTACTCGGTCAAATGCCGAATCGGCGCCAACATGATCTGGGACGCCGAAAGCAGCGGCAGACTCAAGCCGGGCATGACCATTGTCGAGCCGACTTCCGGTAATACCGGTATCGGTCTGGCCTTCGTTGCCGCTGCGCGTGGCTATAAGTTGATGCTGACCATGCCGGCGTCGATGAGCATCGAGCGCCGCAAGGTTCTGAAAGCCTTGGGCGCGGAACTGGTGTTGACCGAGCCGGCCAAGGGCATGAAGGGCGCCATCGAGAAAGCTGCGGAAATCGTCGCCAGCGATGCCGACAAATACTTCATGCCGGCGCAGTTCGATAACCCGGCCAACCCGGCAATTCATGAGAAGACCACCGGCCCGGAAATCTGGAACGACACCGACGGCGCCGTGGATGTGCTGGTGGCTGGCGTAGGTACCGGTGGAACCATTACCGGTGTCTCGCGGTATATCAAGAACACCGCCGGGAAACCGATTCTGTCGGTGGCCGTCGAGCCGGCGTCTTCGCCAGTGATTACGCAAGCGTTGGCCGGTGCCGAGATCAAGCCGAGCCCGCACAAGATTCAGGGCATTGGCGCCGGTTTTGTGCCGAAGAATCTTGATCTGTCGATGGTCGATCGCGTCGAACAGGTGACCGATGAAGAATCCAAGGCCATGGCTTTGCGCCTGATGCAGGAAGAGGGGATTTTGTGCGGGATTTCCTGCGGTGCTGCCATGGCGGTGGCGGTGCGTCTGGCGGAGAAACCAGAGATGCAGGGCAAAACCATCGTCGTGGTGCTGCCGGATTCGGGCGAGCGTTATCTGTCGAGCATGTTGTTCAGTGACCTGTTCACGGAGCAGGAGAACCAGCAGTAA